One genomic window of Candidatus Pseudobacter hemicellulosilyticus includes the following:
- a CDS encoding alkaline phosphatase yields MLKSLQRLAVSLPLLLLVYSNQAQERPATANNGHSHNDYEQQRPFYTAYEAGMGSVEADVFLRNGRLMVAHEAGHIRPNYTLEELYLKPIAALYAQYGDRVFPDTARRLQLLIDIKEDYTTVLPALISQLNNYPGIFDPTRNRYAVKVVLSGNTPPPAAFAQYPDLIYFDGRPAIPYTAEQVRRLGMISADISSFSAWNGKGTPPMADQQKLKEVIQRAKALGIPFRFWGTKDNANTWTELEKMGVDWIGTDHPALLQDFYTKRASTQYQLSTPYNVYKPTHQSDGAARKPKNIILLIGDGMGLAQIQAALTTNHGSLHLASFRFMGLSRTEAANSDITDSAAGGTAMACGTKTNNRYIGMDSSGKPWPSLVDKLAATGRKTGIISTGDITDATPAVFYAHQVDRSMSNNIAADLLQSPVDVLVGPNRTPFTNNPNQQLLQQLETKGFGYAQSLEAYEQSAAARQLVLLADSVCRPVKSGRGNMLTRSLQETIRRFVPNKKGFFIMAEGAQIDYGGHGNDLPYAISELHDFDRAVGAALAFADRNQETLVIVTADHETGGLSFLDADYRKGLIRGHFSTDDHTNIMVPVFAYGPGAAEFLGVYPNTEIHHRISRLAGK; encoded by the coding sequence ATGTTGAAGTCCTTACAAAGATTGGCTGTCAGTCTGCCGCTCCTGCTGCTGGTGTACAGCAACCAGGCCCAGGAAAGGCCCGCCACCGCCAACAACGGCCATAGCCACAATGATTATGAACAGCAACGCCCTTTCTATACCGCCTATGAAGCTGGCATGGGCTCTGTAGAAGCAGATGTATTCCTGCGCAACGGCAGGCTGATGGTGGCCCATGAAGCCGGTCATATCAGGCCAAACTATACCCTGGAAGAATTGTACCTGAAACCCATTGCTGCGCTGTATGCACAATATGGCGACCGCGTATTTCCTGATACTGCCCGCCGCCTCCAGCTGCTGATAGATATCAAGGAAGACTATACCACCGTACTGCCGGCGCTCATCAGCCAGCTCAATAACTATCCCGGCATTTTTGATCCCACGCGCAACCGGTATGCCGTGAAGGTAGTACTGAGTGGTAATACCCCGCCGCCCGCTGCCTTTGCACAATACCCTGATCTTATTTATTTCGATGGAAGGCCAGCCATTCCCTATACAGCTGAACAGGTACGCAGGCTGGGCATGATCAGCGCCGATATCAGCAGCTTTTCCGCCTGGAATGGCAAGGGTACGCCGCCCATGGCCGATCAGCAAAAACTAAAAGAGGTGATCCAGCGCGCTAAAGCCCTGGGTATCCCTTTCCGGTTCTGGGGCACGAAGGACAATGCCAATACCTGGACCGAACTGGAGAAGATGGGCGTGGACTGGATCGGGACTGATCACCCGGCCCTGCTCCAGGATTTTTATACCAAAAGAGCCAGCACCCAATACCAGCTGTCAACACCCTATAACGTATATAAACCCACGCATCAGTCGGACGGCGCCGCCCGCAAACCAAAGAACATCATCCTGCTGATCGGTGACGGCATGGGCCTGGCCCAGATACAGGCGGCCCTCACCACCAACCATGGCAGCCTGCACCTGGCCTCGTTCCGGTTCATGGGCCTGTCGCGCACAGAAGCAGCCAATTCAGATATTACAGATTCCGCAGCTGGCGGTACCGCCATGGCCTGCGGCACAAAGACCAACAACCGGTATATTGGTATGGACAGCAGCGGTAAGCCCTGGCCTTCTTTGGTAGACAAGCTGGCCGCCACCGGCAGGAAAACAGGTATCATCAGCACCGGCGATATTACCGATGCCACACCGGCGGTGTTCTATGCCCACCAGGTGGACCGCTCAATGTCCAACAATATTGCGGCCGACCTGCTGCAAAGCCCGGTGGATGTATTGGTGGGCCCAAACCGCACGCCCTTTACCAATAATCCCAACCAGCAATTGTTACAGCAACTGGAAACCAAAGGCTTTGGCTATGCCCAAAGCCTGGAAGCCTATGAGCAGTCGGCAGCAGCCAGGCAGCTGGTGCTGCTGGCGGATTCGGTCTGTCGCCCGGTGAAGAGTGGGCGTGGCAATATGCTGACCCGATCGCTCCAGGAAACCATCCGTAGGTTCGTCCCCAATAAAAAAGGCTTTTTCATTATGGCCGAAGGCGCACAGATAGATTACGGTGGCCATGGCAACGACCTGCCCTATGCCATCAGCGAGCTGCATGATTTTGACCGGGCCGTAGGAGCAGCCCTGGCCTTTGCCGACCGCAACCAGGAGACCCTGGTCATTGTAACCGCCGATCATGAGACCGGCGGCCTCAGTTTCCTGGACGCCGATTACCGGAAGGGCCTGATCCGCGGGCATTTCAGCACGGACGACCATACCAATATCATGGTGCCGGTATTTGCTTACGGCCCCGGCGCCGCTGAATTCCTCGGCGTTTATCCAAATACAGAAATACATCACAGGATCAGCCGGCTGGCGGGGAAATAA